Proteins co-encoded in one Streptomyces sp. JH34 genomic window:
- a CDS encoding type II toxin-antitoxin system death-on-curing family toxin, giving the protein MTEVRYIQIDEILAIARKVNGTEHSVRDMGLLVSAIERPRTNVFGAELYPALHEKAAALLHSVARNHALIDGNKRTAWLAMRVFLRLNGVSARIAPPPVSTAGPFVEDVAQDHIDVPVIAKRLSAWFPVS; this is encoded by the coding sequence GTGACCGAGGTGCGCTACATCCAGATCGACGAGATCCTCGCCATCGCTCGTAAGGTCAACGGCACGGAGCACAGCGTGCGTGACATGGGGCTTCTGGTGTCTGCGATCGAACGGCCCCGGACCAACGTGTTCGGGGCCGAGCTTTATCCCGCACTGCACGAGAAGGCGGCGGCACTGCTGCACTCCGTGGCCCGCAATCACGCGTTGATCGACGGTAACAAGCGCACCGCCTGGCTCGCCATGCGTGTCTTCCTGCGGCTCAACGGCGTCAGCGCTCGTATCGCCCCGCCACCCGTCTCCACTGCCGGACCGTTCGTCGAGGACGTCGCGCAGGACCACATCGATGTCCCGGTCATCGCCAAGCGCCTCTCGGCCTGGTTCCCCGTTTCCTGA
- a CDS encoding ribbon-helix-helix protein, CopG family, producing the protein MAMTLRLPDDLDAKLTERARRERRSKQELVIEAIRDAQARAELKVDDVLAELMDSDAEILDYLK; encoded by the coding sequence ATGGCGATGACACTCCGGCTCCCCGACGACCTTGACGCCAAGCTCACCGAGCGTGCTCGTCGGGAGCGCCGCAGCAAGCAGGAGCTTGTGATTGAGGCCATTCGTGACGCCCAGGCCCGGGCCGAGCTGAAGGTCGATGACGTGCTGGCCGAGCTGATGGACAGCGATGCGGAGATCTTGGACTACCTGAAGTGA